A single region of the Anaerococcus urinomassiliensis genome encodes:
- the aspS gene encoding aspartate--tRNA ligase, whose amino-acid sequence MEFKRSHMCGQLREENIGQEVVLMGWVAKKRNLGSLVFFDLRDKTGISQVVVREDDEINHDIASHLGSEYVVEVKGNVRERESKNPDIPTGNIEIVASKINILDKANTPPIYIKDYDDVAENLRLKYRYLDMRKPSVQKNLKLRSDIIRTIREYMYDNEFTEVETPFLTKPTPEGARDYIVPSRLEPGEFYALPQSPQLFKQILMIGSLDRYFQVVKCFRDEDLRANRQPEFTQVDMELSFANQDDVIAVNEGLLKELFDKYTDYDLKLPIPRMDYSEAMNSYGSDKPDLRFGYKINDISEIWKDSDFKVFANNTSDGKSVRAINFKNIADKYSRKQLDKLTDFVKDYGLGGLSYIKYEEKINSSISKFLTDDILNKMVEKLEIEDNDLVLIAADKDKTVLEGLGALRNKVAKDNSLYEKDYALTWVVNFPMFEYSEEEDRYVAQHHPFTMPNEEDIPLLKTHPEKVRTQAYDIVINGDEMGGGSVRINNSDLQKEVFEALKLNDEDINKKFGFFIEALKYGTPPHAGLAYGLDRLLMLFAKTDNIKDVIAFPKTQSASCPLSEAPTKVDESVLDVLQISIGGESNGDND is encoded by the coding sequence ATGGAATTTAAAAGAAGCCACATGTGTGGACAATTAAGAGAAGAAAATATTGGTCAAGAAGTTGTTCTAATGGGATGGGTCGCAAAAAAGAGAAATCTAGGATCTCTTGTATTTTTCGACCTAAGAGATAAAACAGGCATCAGCCAAGTAGTAGTAAGAGAAGATGATGAAATTAACCATGATATTGCCAGCCACTTAGGTAGTGAATATGTTGTAGAAGTAAAGGGAAATGTTCGTGAACGCGAGAGCAAAAACCCTGATATACCAACAGGTAATATAGAAATTGTTGCAAGTAAAATTAATATCTTAGATAAAGCAAATACACCACCAATATATATAAAAGATTACGATGATGTAGCAGAAAATCTTAGATTAAAATATAGATACTTGGATATGAGAAAACCTTCTGTTCAAAAAAATCTTAAATTAAGATCAGATATCATTAGAACTATCAGAGAATACATGTATGATAACGAATTTACAGAAGTTGAGACCCCATTTTTAACTAAACCAACTCCAGAAGGAGCAAGGGACTACATAGTTCCATCTCGTCTAGAACCAGGTGAGTTTTATGCACTACCACAATCACCACAATTATTTAAACAAATTTTGATGATTGGATCTCTTGACAGATATTTTCAAGTTGTAAAATGCTTCAGGGACGAAGATCTAAGGGCAAACAGACAACCAGAATTTACCCAAGTAGATATGGAACTATCATTTGCAAACCAAGATGATGTAATAGCAGTAAATGAAGGCCTCTTAAAGGAATTGTTTGATAAATATACTGATTATGATCTAAAACTTCCTATCCCTAGAATGGACTATAGCGAAGCTATGAATTCATATGGTTCAGACAAACCAGATTTAAGATTTGGCTATAAGATTAACGATATATCTGAAATTTGGAAAGACAGCGACTTTAAAGTCTTTGCTAATAATACAAGTGATGGAAAATCTGTTAGGGCAATAAACTTTAAGAACATTGCAGATAAATATTCTAGAAAACAACTTGATAAACTTACTGATTTTGTAAAAGATTATGGTCTAGGTGGTTTGTCTTATATCAAATACGAAGAAAAAATAAACTCTTCAATTTCTAAATTTTTAACTGACGATATCTTAAATAAAATGGTAGAAAAACTAGAAATAGAAGATAATGATTTAGTTTTGATTGCAGCTGATAAAGATAAAACAGTTCTTGAAGGTCTTGGTGCCTTAAGAAATAAGGTGGCAAAGGACAATAGTCTATATGAAAAAGATTATGCCTTAACTTGGGTAGTAAACTTCCCAATGTTTGAATATAGTGAAGAAGAAGACAGGTATGTAGCTCAACACCATCCATTTACTATGCCAAATGAAGAAGATATACCACTACTAAAAACTCATCCGGAAAAGGTAAGAACTCAAGCTTATGATATTGTTATTAACGGTGACGAGATGGGTGGAGGATCAGTAAGAATTAACAATTCTGACTTACAAAAAGAAGTATTTGAAGCTCTAAAACTAAATGATGAAGATATCAATAAGAAATTTGGATTCTTTATCGAAGCTCTAAAATACGGAACTCCACCTCATGCTGGACTTGCATATGGACTTGATAGATTATTGATGTTGTTTGCGAAAACAGATAATATAAAGGATGTTATTGCATTTCCAAAAACTCAATCAGCATCTTGTCCATTAAGTGAGGCTCCAACAAAAGTAGATGAGTCCGTCCTCGATGTATTACAAATTTCTATAGGAGGTGAATCTAATGGCGACAATGATTAA
- a CDS encoding serine hydroxymethyltransferase: MMDYELIKEFDPKAYQALTSEVQRQEENIELIASENYVSKEILEACGSLLTNKYAEGLPDKRYYGGCENIDVIEQLAIDRAKELFGADHANVQAHSGANANIAAYFALINPGDKVLAMDLTEGGHLTHGSSVNFSGKLYDFHHYGVDHQTGRIDYDKVLEKAKEVKPKLIVCGASAYPREIDFKKFREIADEVGSLLMADVSHIAGLIVAGEHMDPIPYCDVVTSTTHKTLRGPRSGIILCKKEYAKAIDKAVFPGLQGGPLEHIILAKALGFKQNLDPSWKDYAKQIKRNAKAMEEAFRDHDFKMISDGTDNHLLLLDLTNKDITGKDAQNLLDQVCITTNKNTIPNEKLSPMVTSGLRVGTAAITTRGMKEDQARKIVDLIARTLERKDSIENIRKEVLDLTAQFPVYRS, translated from the coding sequence ATGATGGACTACGAACTTATAAAAGAATTCGATCCTAAGGCCTATCAGGCACTGACAAGTGAAGTTCAAAGGCAAGAAGAAAATATAGAATTAATTGCCTCAGAAAACTATGTTAGCAAGGAAATTCTTGAAGCTTGTGGCTCATTACTTACAAACAAATATGCAGAAGGTTTACCAGATAAAAGATACTATGGTGGTTGTGAAAACATTGATGTTATCGAACAACTAGCTATAGATCGTGCTAAAGAATTATTTGGGGCAGATCATGCCAATGTTCAAGCTCACTCTGGTGCAAATGCTAATATAGCAGCCTATTTTGCACTGATAAATCCTGGAGATAAGGTTTTGGCTATGGATTTGACAGAAGGTGGACATTTAACCCATGGTTCTTCTGTCAATTTCTCTGGTAAACTATATGACTTTCATCACTATGGAGTAGATCATCAAACAGGAAGAATTGATTACGATAAAGTTTTAGAAAAAGCAAAAGAAGTTAAGCCAAAACTTATAGTATGTGGAGCTAGTGCATATCCTCGCGAAATTGACTTTAAGAAGTTTAGGGAGATAGCAGATGAAGTAGGTTCCTTATTAATGGCTGATGTATCTCATATAGCTGGTCTTATAGTAGCTGGAGAACATATGGATCCGATTCCATATTGTGATGTTGTTACTTCTACTACTCACAAAACACTTAGGGGGCCAAGATCTGGAATTATCTTATGCAAAAAAGAATATGCCAAGGCAATTGATAAGGCGGTTTTCCCAGGCCTTCAAGGTGGACCTCTTGAACACATAATCTTAGCAAAAGCTCTAGGATTTAAGCAAAATTTAGATCCATCATGGAAAGATTATGCTAAGCAAATCAAGAGAAATGCAAAAGCTATGGAAGAAGCTTTTAGAGACCATGATTTCAAAATGATTTCTGACGGTACTGACAACCATTTATTGCTTTTAGATTTGACAAACAAAGATATTACAGGAAAAGATGCGCAAAATCTTCTTGATCAAGTATGTATAACTACAAACAAAAATACTATCCCAAATGAGAAGCTTTCACCTATGGTAACAAGCGGACTAAGGGTAGGTACAGCTGCCATTACAACTAGGGGTATGAAAGAAGATCAAGCAAGGAAGATTGTAGATTTAATCGCTAGAACACTTGAAAGAAAAGATAGTATCGAAAATATAAGGAAAGAAGTACTCGATCTAACAGCACAATTTCCTGTTTATAGGAGTTAA
- the dtd gene encoding D-aminoacyl-tRNA deacylase: protein MRAVIQKVKNSNVTVDNEIIGDIKEGYLILLAVKDTDTKDDLAYIKRKIENLRVFEDEEGKMNHSIKDVGGEILLVSQFTLYGDVRKGNRPSFTQSAGLEKANQYYEILRDELIADGFKVDTGKFQAHMEVSLINDGPVTILLDSERTF, encoded by the coding sequence ATGAGAGCAGTAATTCAAAAAGTTAAAAATTCAAATGTGACAGTTGATAATGAAATAATAGGAGATATTAAAGAAGGATATTTAATTCTTCTAGCAGTAAAAGATACTGATACTAAAGATGATTTAGCCTATATAAAGAGAAAAATTGAAAACTTAAGAGTATTTGAAGATGAAGAAGGTAAGATGAATCATTCTATCAAAGATGTTGGTGGAGAAATTTTACTAGTTTCCCAATTTACACTTTACGGAGATGTGAGGAAGGGCAATAGACCTAGCTTTACTCAATCTGCAGGTCTTGAGAAGGCAAATCAATACTATGAGATTCTAAGAGATGAGTTAATAGCTGATGGTTTTAAGGTAGATACAGGAAAGTTCCAAGCACATATGGAAGTTTCTCTAATTAACGATGGACCTGTGACAATCTTACTTGATAGTGAGAGGACATTTTAA
- a CDS encoding SoxR reducing system RseC family protein has product MATMIKEGTVLENKNGNLTVSIPRNEACGACAAKGSCGQKSETIIEIFSADDIKKGDRILLESKSSDITKYSMYVYILPVVLMILGALLPNLLLKDKGLDLSLLTLLSIVIFMALSFFIVKGIDRKIKDNNVMKVRKI; this is encoded by the coding sequence ATGGCGACAATGATTAAAGAAGGAACAGTTCTTGAAAATAAAAATGGCAACCTTACTGTAAGTATCCCTAGAAATGAAGCCTGCGGAGCATGTGCTGCAAAAGGATCATGTGGGCAAAAGTCTGAAACTATAATAGAGATATTTTCTGCTGATGATATCAAAAAAGGAGATAGGATTCTCCTCGAAAGTAAGTCATCTGATATCACAAAATATTCTATGTATGTTTATATTTTGCCAGTTGTCTTAATGATCTTAGGCGCACTATTACCTAATCTATTATTAAAAGATAAAGGATTGGATTTAAGCTTATTGACACTTTTATCAATTGTCATATTTATGGCATTATCATTTTTCATAGTCAAGGGAATTGATAGGAAAATAAAAGACAATAATGTTATGAAAGTGAGGAAAATATGA
- a CDS encoding RelA/SpoT family protein — protein sequence MTTDFNKEYEIFEKLILENNPNSDIALIKKAYYFGEVNHRGQKRNSGEDYFIHPIAVAKTISNMKLDDQTICAGLMHDVLEDTPITYDQMKEEFGEEITFLVEGVTKLKNLNYSSREEKQAENIRKMVMAMSNDVRVVLIKLADRLHNMRTLEYKTREKQIQTATETIEIYVPLAHRLGIYSIKWELEDLCFRYQEPEKYYELAEMVASKRREREAYINEIIETLTDSLKGSKINYEISGRPKSLYSIYKKMKRNNIVFEEIYDLTAVRVLVDTIAECYEVLGKVHSLWRPIPNRIKDYIGQPKPNGYRSLHTTVFGEDSKPFEVQIRTRQMHKECEYGVAAHWRYKENNKKETEFDSAMEFLRRIMEWQRDGAADIDSQQFMETLKTDFFSREIYVYSPAGEIYSLPLGSCTIDFAYKIHTEVGNKCIGAKVNGSIVPVAHKLKTGDVVEILTSKNSVGPSRDWLNIVKSSQAKSKIKQFFKRNNKEENIETGKNQIIRDIKKNRTGYKSLLKDEWIDEISNELGFPGEDEMYAAVGYGRITSEQVVQKLIKKEKENEKKETDLKESLNINKGSNTNKTFKGEVKVSDLEDDIEVKFAKCCTPVPGDPIIGFITMGNGISVHTKSCPNIINNRHPERLIDVYWQNDETDKFPVKIQLISNNSPSVIFDVSKILSAINVNIVGMNARVNDNNEGVIDLSVEVNSIDQLDEVMSKLKSITALYSVYRVNN from the coding sequence ATGACAACTGATTTTAATAAAGAATATGAAATTTTTGAAAAATTAATACTAGAAAATAATCCTAACTCTGATATAGCTTTGATAAAAAAAGCTTATTATTTTGGTGAAGTAAACCATAGAGGACAAAAGAGAAACTCTGGTGAAGATTATTTTATACATCCAATTGCCGTAGCTAAGACTATTTCTAATATGAAACTTGATGATCAAACTATCTGTGCAGGACTAATGCATGATGTCTTAGAAGATACTCCTATAACCTATGATCAGATGAAAGAAGAATTTGGTGAAGAGATTACTTTCTTAGTAGAAGGTGTTACCAAACTTAAAAATCTAAATTATTCATCAAGAGAAGAAAAACAAGCTGAAAACATTAGGAAAATGGTAATGGCCATGAGTAATGATGTTAGGGTTGTACTTATAAAACTAGCAGATAGACTTCACAATATGAGAACTTTGGAATATAAGACTCGTGAAAAACAAATCCAAACTGCTACTGAGACCATTGAAATATATGTTCCACTTGCTCATAGGCTTGGTATTTATTCTATCAAATGGGAATTAGAAGATTTATGCTTCAGATACCAAGAACCAGAGAAATACTATGAACTTGCAGAGATGGTAGCCAGTAAGAGAAGAGAGAGGGAAGCCTACATAAATGAAATAATAGAAACTCTTACTGATAGTCTCAAAGGCAGTAAAATTAATTATGAAATATCTGGTAGACCTAAATCTCTTTACTCAATTTATAAAAAAATGAAGCGCAATAACATTGTTTTTGAGGAGATATACGATTTAACAGCTGTAAGAGTTTTAGTTGATACAATTGCTGAATGTTATGAAGTCTTGGGTAAGGTTCATTCTTTATGGAGACCTATTCCAAATAGGATAAAGGATTATATTGGCCAACCAAAGCCGAATGGATATAGGTCCTTGCATACGACAGTTTTTGGAGAAGATTCTAAACCTTTTGAAGTACAAATAAGAACTCGTCAAATGCACAAAGAATGTGAATACGGGGTTGCTGCTCACTGGAGATATAAGGAAAATAACAAGAAAGAAACAGAATTTGATTCTGCCATGGAATTTCTAAGAAGAATCATGGAATGGCAAAGAGATGGGGCAGCAGATATTGATAGCCAGCAATTTATGGAAACACTAAAAACAGACTTTTTCTCTAGAGAAATTTATGTTTATTCACCTGCTGGAGAAATATATTCCCTACCATTAGGATCTTGTACCATAGATTTTGCCTATAAAATTCATACAGAAGTTGGGAATAAATGTATAGGAGCGAAGGTAAATGGTTCCATAGTGCCCGTAGCTCATAAACTTAAAACTGGAGATGTTGTTGAAATTTTAACATCCAAAAACTCAGTTGGTCCTAGTAGAGATTGGCTAAACATTGTGAAAAGTTCCCAAGCCAAAAGCAAAATCAAACAATTTTTTAAAAGAAATAATAAAGAAGAAAACATCGAAACTGGAAAAAACCAGATTATTAGAGATATCAAAAAAAATAGAACTGGATATAAGTCATTATTAAAAGATGAGTGGATAGATGAAATCTCAAATGAGTTAGGTTTTCCTGGTGAAGATGAAATGTATGCAGCAGTTGGTTACGGTAGAATTACTAGTGAACAGGTAGTTCAAAAACTTATTAAAAAAGAAAAAGAAAATGAAAAGAAAGAAACTGATTTAAAGGAATCTTTAAATATTAACAAAGGATCTAATACTAACAAAACTTTTAAGGGTGAAGTAAAGGTTTCTGACTTGGAAGATGATATTGAAGTCAAGTTTGCAAAATGTTGTACTCCGGTTCCTGGCGATCCAATCATTGGTTTTATAACTATGGGAAATGGTATATCTGTCCATACAAAATCTTGTCCAAACATTATAAACAACCGTCATCCAGAAAGATTGATTGATGTGTACTGGCAAAATGATGAAACAGATAAGTTCCCAGTAAAAATCCAGCTTATATCAAATAATTCTCCTTCGGTGATTTTTGATGTAAGTAAGATTTTATCAGCAATAAATGTCAATATTGTTGGAATGAATGCTAGAGTAAATGACAATAACGAGGGAGTTATTGACTTGTCTGTAGAAGTAAATAGCATTGACCAACTTGATGAAGTAATGAGTAAACTAAAGTCGATTACGGCTTTATATAGTGTATACAGGGTGAATAATTAA
- the recJ gene encoding single-stranded-DNA-specific exonuclease RecJ, which produces MANWFIYNKKSNYIENLKNKDITKLQALILANRDITDKETVEMFVNPDLGKLHDPFLLADMDKAVSLIIETMQNGGEIRIFGDYDQDGIASVMTLLDGFLYFYDNLSYDIPHRVEDGYGMSDGMVEKAIADGVSLIITCDNGITGFDQVDGLKKAGIKVIVTDHHEIETSTDGEWQAQKLPEADAVINPKRIDSSYLFKDLCGAGVCFKLIQALYQNIGGDFEYLASLLEYVAMGTVCDIVSLTDENRIFVIEGLKRLNYTEKIGIKAILDEMNWHKPIDEYTLGFIIGPTMNAAGRLASAKLAIELLMEEDIDRIYEIAKELVSLNVERKKLTEEGLDKCIEIIEENNYENDDVIVVYEPSINESICGIVAGRIKEKYYRPTIVLTNSLNDNIAKGSGRSIESFDIHEACYKYKDNLESFGGHKMACGLSIEVSRIDDFRKFLNKNSKMTQKDKEKVINIDTAISIDKLSLEFAESLNNLKPFGKDFEKPIFADKDVIIESIAMIGKNKNTLKLSLRKNDIIINAIKFNAIDTANYLVDKFGKNITGNKIDIVYYPDINEFRGNRTLQLRLVDIR; this is translated from the coding sequence ATGGCAAATTGGTTCATTTATAATAAAAAATCAAATTATATAGAAAATTTAAAAAATAAAGACATTACAAAATTACAAGCCCTAATTTTGGCAAATCGAGATATTACAGACAAAGAAACAGTGGAAATGTTTGTAAATCCTGATTTAGGAAAATTGCACGACCCGTTTTTACTTGCTGATATGGATAAGGCTGTAAGTCTTATTATAGAAACTATGCAAAATGGTGGAGAAATTCGTATATTTGGAGATTACGATCAAGATGGAATTGCATCTGTAATGACATTGCTTGATGGATTTTTATATTTTTATGATAATTTGTCCTACGATATTCCACACAGGGTTGAAGATGGCTATGGTATGAGCGATGGAATGGTCGAAAAAGCAATAGCAGATGGTGTTTCATTAATAATTACTTGTGATAATGGCATAACAGGTTTTGATCAGGTTGATGGCCTTAAAAAAGCCGGAATAAAAGTTATAGTAACTGATCACCATGAGATAGAAACATCTACAGATGGAGAGTGGCAAGCTCAGAAACTTCCAGAGGCTGATGCTGTTATTAATCCAAAAAGAATTGATAGCTCATACCTCTTTAAAGATTTGTGTGGCGCTGGTGTTTGCTTTAAATTAATCCAGGCTCTATATCAAAATATAGGTGGTGACTTTGAATATTTGGCAAGCCTATTAGAATATGTTGCAATGGGAACTGTCTGTGATATTGTTTCCCTGACTGATGAAAATCGTATTTTTGTCATAGAAGGCCTAAAGAGATTAAATTATACAGAAAAAATTGGTATAAAGGCTATTTTGGATGAAATGAATTGGCATAAACCAATTGATGAATACACACTTGGCTTTATCATAGGCCCAACTATGAATGCAGCAGGAAGACTTGCTTCAGCTAAACTTGCAATAGAATTATTGATGGAAGAAGATATAGACAGGATATATGAAATAGCAAAAGAATTAGTTTCATTAAATGTCGAAAGAAAAAAGCTTACTGAAGAAGGCCTTGATAAATGTATAGAAATCATAGAAGAGAATAACTATGAGAATGATGACGTCATAGTCGTATACGAGCCATCCATTAATGAATCCATATGTGGGATAGTTGCAGGTAGGATTAAGGAAAAATACTATAGACCTACCATAGTTTTGACTAATTCTCTAAATGATAACATAGCTAAAGGTTCAGGCAGATCAATAGAAAGTTTTGATATCCACGAAGCTTGCTATAAATATAAGGATAATTTAGAGTCTTTTGGAGGTCACAAGATGGCTTGTGGACTGTCGATTGAAGTCTCTAGAATTGATGATTTTAGAAAATTTCTAAATAAAAATTCTAAAATGACCCAAAAAGATAAGGAAAAAGTTATTAATATTGATACTGCCATTTCTATCGACAAGCTATCTTTGGAATTTGCAGAATCTTTAAATAATTTGAAACCCTTCGGCAAAGATTTTGAGAAACCTATATTTGCCGACAAGGATGTTATTATTGAAAGCATAGCCATGATTGGTAAAAATAAAAATACCTTGAAATTATCTTTAAGAAAAAATGATATTATAATAAATGCTATTAAGTTTAATGCTATAGATACAGCAAATTACTTAGTTGATAAATTTGGAAAGAATATTACTGGCAATAAGATTGATATAGTTTACTACCCTGATATTAATGAATTTAGGGGCAATAGAACTCTTCAACTTAGACTAGTTGATATTAGGTGA
- a CDS encoding preprotein translocase subunit YajC yields the protein MRLEYLILVILALGFYETSIKSEIKEKKNREFVENNLEIGSKIITDKGIVGEVVKIDDEVVILITGSADNHSYIRLLKKEISNIIS from the coding sequence ATGAGATTAGAATATTTAATACTTGTCATCCTTGCATTGGGATTTTATGAAACAAGTATAAAATCTGAAATTAAAGAAAAGAAAAACAGAGAATTTGTAGAAAATAATCTAGAAATAGGTTCAAAAATAATCACAGATAAAGGTATAGTTGGAGAAGTTGTAAAAATAGATGACGAAGTTGTCATTTTGATTACAGGATCAGCTGACAATCATTCATATATAAGGCTTCTTAAAAAAGAAATATCAAATATTATAAGCTAA
- a CDS encoding MBL fold metallo-hydrolase, translating into MEIRRFILGPVMTNLYVVSENGHGFIVDAVDQSKDVCDYISENNIKIDFILQTHTHFDHVLGLEFYKNKYSAKVYAASEAKEIANDKMYNLGFDYPNLHVPIDCYLEDSEIIKDFEIKVLKTPGHSLDSTSYKLGNVLFSGDTLFNMSIGRTDFPGGNYQTIIESIRNKYSNIDKKTIVYSGHGNETTLEFEFKNNPFLI; encoded by the coding sequence ATGGAGATTAGAAGATTTATCTTAGGACCTGTCATGACCAACTTATATGTTGTTAGTGAAAATGGTCACGGATTTATTGTAGATGCTGTTGATCAAAGCAAGGATGTATGTGATTATATATCAGAAAATAACATAAAAATAGATTTTATATTACAAACTCATACCCACTTTGACCATGTCTTGGGCTTAGAATTTTATAAGAATAAGTATAGTGCAAAAGTCTATGCGGCCAGTGAGGCCAAAGAGATTGCAAATGATAAGATGTATAATCTAGGATTTGATTATCCAAATCTTCATGTACCAATAGATTGTTATTTGGAAGATAGCGAGATAATAAAAGACTTTGAAATAAAAGTTTTAAAAACACCAGGCCACTCATTAGACTCAACTAGCTATAAATTAGGTAATGTTCTTTTTTCTGGAGATACCTTATTTAATATGTCCATAGGCAGGACTGATTTTCCAGGAGGAAATTATCAAACAATAATAGAATCTATAAGAAACAAATATAGTAATATAGACAAAAAAACAATTGTATATTCAGGACACGGAAACGAAACTACACTAGAATTTGAATTTAAAAATAATCCGTTTTTAATATAA